ccgcaatctagatttAGTCTTGCTCGTTACTtaagtaatctgatcattccatttgagatcatttcgaatagtcacacccagatacctcactgatgttaccgcttccaaagggtgaacatttattttgtactcgtacattaatggggattcttgccttgttatacgcagtaggttacacttactaatattgagagatgacTCCCAGTCATTacaacacgcatttattttctgcaaatcctcattgatttgtttacaactttcgtgtgatactactttcctgtagactacagcatcatcagcaaataatctaatgctgctgtcaataccatcaaccagatcgtttatgtaaatcgtaaaaagggacctattacgctgctctggggcacacctgaagttacgcttgtttctgttgaagtcaccccattcaggacgacatactgctctctgcctgttagaaaactttctgtccaaccgcatatgtcatcggatagtccttaagcgcgcactttttggagcaagcgacagtgcggaactgagtggaacgcctttcgaaagtcgagaaatatggcatcaacctgggagccggtatctagagcctttgtatatcatgcacaaagagggccagttctgtctcgcatgaccgctgtttcctaaaaccgtgctggtttctgcagatgcggTTCTCAGAGTCTAAAAaggtcattatgtttgaacacaaaatatgttccacgattctacaacaaatcgatgtcagtgatattggccggtaattatgtgcatccgattttcccccctttttatagattgctgtgacctggacattcttccagtcccgtggaactttccgctgttccaatgatctctgatagatgatggataagaatggtgctattttTGTAGCAtactcaacatataatcttacggggataccgtctgggccagatgccttcctggcatctaaggatcttaactgttttacaatcccagatacactaaacactatgccagccatccttgcgtttgttcgatagttgaaaaggggaatggtgctgcagtcctctaccgtaaactaggttttgaatgctaggtttagtatttcggccttctgtttatcatcatccattacattacctgtactgtgagcaagagaaggtattgcatTATTTGTAACGTTCATTAATTTTACGTACgatcaaaattttttggggttatttttagagtcTGCAGATAAATTATtgttttcaaattcgttaaaagtgtctgtaattgaccttttgacagctgcttacatttcacaaaatttcttttgtcagcagggcagtaaaatggttcaaatggctctgagcactatgggactcaactgctgaggtcattagtcccctagaacttagaactagttaaacctaactaacctaaggacagcacaaacatccatgcccgtggcaggattcgaacctgcgaccgtagcggtcttgcggttccagactgcagcgcctttaaccgcacggccacttcggccggcagcagggcagtaactacgtttaaaacgactgtgcaaaattatctgctttctcagcaacttcctattatgtttgttgtaccaaggtggatcctttccctccgctatatttttgctaggcacatacttctatacctttaaattccgaccaaagatgctcaatatcttcagAACAAGAGCCCAGTGTCGCTACAACAGCGAAAAACCCTCTGGTCAAGGGGTGTGTGAGAAAGCTTTTGCCTGTGGCACGCTTCTCAACTGTCGCTCAGTTTATGTAGCAGTCGCAGTGTGGCCAGTAAAGGCTGATCGCCTTATGCAGAGGCCCATTTTGTACACCTGTGGTGCACGGAACGAGAGCGGCGGATTTTTTTGGACAACTGGCACACATCTTACACTTTACATATGACAATTCTGATAGTTACCAAGACACCTCTCAGGTTCTCCGCTATCTACTATTGGTGTAATAcatttgttgcaatttaagatGTTTGTTAtttctaggtatttggttgaataatTATGCTTAATTAATAATTAGATGCACTTTTTCTGTAATAAGGAGTCATTTTCTTCCAGTCTGTGCGCAAAAGACACAGACATTTAGATTCACTGATGGTGTGCGGTGTCCACGATGTGGGCGACTAATGAGTTTGTCGATATTGGAAATTACACCTCAACTCAAGGTACAACTCTCGTATACATTCCGGACTTACTGTTGAAGTCAGGTGTGCTTATCGACTTAACACTGCCGACCTTAAAGCTTCATACACGCCTGTAAATGACTAAAAAGACGACGTTGGGTCATATTATTGTTAAATATATGATGTACATAATGCATGGTGTAGTATTGCTGTGTTATTTACAagtcgtttttaatttttttcacattaattATGTACAATTACTATACTAGCATGTGACATGAACGGTTAGCTAACTAGTGTAGTAGAGAATTACTGCCATTAACAATATGAGAAATGTTTCGGAAGTAACATGGGAATTGTTCACACAACAAGTAGTACCATGTACTTTGCACACAGTTAATAGACTGACATATTGCAAAAACAATGATCTGCAatccctccacagacattctgtcACCTCGTTGAAAGTGgccccagcagagttgaagccgtcataaagtCGAAGGGTAGTCACACCCATTttaatgtccagatacttttgattgatAGTGTAcaggggaagagaaatttgtattCGCGTACGATTCCGTATTTGCACATGGATCAGCATTCGGATGTAAGGACCAAATCAAGTGCACTTTCTTAAGGGCAGTCTTTTCCCGATTTTAAACAAACCTGCAGTTCCCGTAACAGGGAAATAAGTTCCATGCGCTAGACCGAGAGACCTGGGGTAGTGGTTAAGTCACcggacaaatggctctgatcactatgggactaaacatctgaggtcttcagtccactagacttagaactacataaacctaactaacctaaggacatcgcacacatccatatccatgcccaaggcaggattcgaacctgcgaccgtagcagcagcgcggttccggactgaagcgcctagaaccgctcggccgcaacgtaTGTCTACCGGACACCCATTCGGGAAGGCAAGGATTTTGATCTCactccggccatctagatttaggtgttACCTAATCAGATTAATGCTGATGCGTAAATGATTTCTGTTGAAAAGCCACGATCGATTTCtttctgttgtattctccaacagtttattgaacgtaacttctacaatacaatagctggctgtacaacagatgtagacgtccgtcgatctagccggagatttcgttcctctcggtcggctggtacttcgatcggcggtgcagtacagcggcttcggtgatatcttctcggagactctgccatAGCGGTTGCctttagcagcggacgaagactggtgtCTGCCTttgaccggccgggcctatatagtaaGTTGGAGCCAATACAAACCCGGCATAGGAATCCGTGGCcagatatgtcgcggcgacctctgcaggGGAAGGTTCCTactaatcgactggaatcttcggcgtttttacctgatgtcttcgcctgtttggctgttggtttgtttccctcatagcgtggccgTTATGAGGTGCTGCCTGAAATCTAgaggaacccgatggcagacagtacacacCACCCTTcccggggggagggtgggggggagaggaggacGACGTCGTCCTGCTCGGCCTTGGCGGCCTCGTAGAGGAGGCGGTGAAAACTCGCCCCCGCAGAGTAGGGCGCGGCGTGGCGGGCCAGACGAGCGGAGCTGTGTCGCGGAAGAGGCGGGGAAGCTGGCAGCGATGGCGCCAGGGGCATAGGTTCATCGACGTCCGCGGGAAGCTGCCCGTAAAGTGGAACGTGCGGGCGTTGCTGGCTACGCTGCGACATCGGCGGCGGCGGTGCCAAGGGCACGGGGGCATCGTCAACGATGGCGAATGGCGCAGCTGGTCGGGCCGGCGGAGGAGCCGCTGGAGCCTGCACCCGCTGTGGAGACGACGGCTGTTGCTGCACGCCGACCATGGGTGGAGCACATCCGGGCGTCCAGAAGAAGGCGGTGGAGCGGCTTGCCGGAAAGAAGAGGCGGTCGGAAAACCCTGATACCGGCGCCGGAGTTGGTTGCGGTGCCGGCGGACCACTTTGTCGGCGATACGGACGTCAAAGAGCTGACGGCCTCACGGCCGGACGATCAGCCCCTGAATCCATCCGGTTCTCGGGCCGAAACCTCGCTCCCAGATAAGGGATCCCGGAATAAAGGGAGCCTATGCAGTCGGAACCCGTTGTTTGGGTCCGGGCCGGAGGAGGTGCAAAAGGGTACGAGGTTGCCGGCCATGCAAAAGTTCCGCCGGACTACGGGAGCCGATGGGCGTCGACCGATAGGAACTGAGGAACAACGTCAGTGACTCGTCCAAAGTGTGGGCGGAggcatattttgtcatttggaccGTAAATGTCCGGACGAGGCGTTCGGCCTCGCCGTTCGATTGCGGGTGAAAGGGCGGAGTTAGGACGTGTTGGATGCCGTTGGCAGAACAAAACGTCACGAATTCCTGGCTCTGGAATTGAGGGCCGTTATCGCTAACAATTGTTAGCGGCAACCCTTCTAAGGAAAAAACGTTCTGTAGAGCAGCGAGAGTCGCTTCCATAGTGGTGCTGTTACAACAGATAATGAACGGAAAATGTGAAAAGGCATCGGTGACGAGAAGCCATTGGTTGCCGAGGAAGGGGCCAGCGAAGTCCAAATGAATGCGATCCCAGGAACCCGCCGGCTTACGCCAATAGAGGAAGGTTTGAGGGTGCCGGGACAGCTGTTCGGCGCACGTGGGGCAATTGTGAACCAAGTGAGTGACGTCCCTGGTAAGCCCGAAGCACAAGACGTGACGCCGGGCCAACGCCGTGGTGTGAGCGATTCCCCAATGGCCTTGATGTAAGAGACGCAAGACTTCGGTCGGTAGATGCTGGGGAACGACCACACACGGAGTGGACGTAGGGTCTACCCACAATAGGACACCATCCACCACCGACAGCTGATGGCGGAGAGAGAAGAAGAACCGAAGGTGCTGCTGGTCGCGGGTGGGGGCACAGCTGGGCCACCAGCGCTGAAAATAGGAGCTGACATGGCCCAACAATGGGTCACGCATGGTCGCAATTGCCACCGTGGAGGCCGTGATGGGAAACCCGAGCAGGGTGTCGTGGATCGCTTCATCAACTTAGAACACGAGGACGTCTGAAGAGTCAAACGCAGGGTCGGGACCAAAAGGAAGTTGGGAAGGAGCATCGTTGAAGCCTCTCAGACGTCTTCGTAGGAAGCCGGGCCTCCGGGGAAAACAGGgagaggaggggcttgtggtcagtgacGATATGAAAGGCCCGTCCATATAAAAAAGGCATGAGTTTGGAACAGGCGAATACGATAGCCAATGCAtccttttcgatctgagagtaCTTCAGCTGGATGACAGTTAGGGCCTTGTATAGAAAAGCCACCGGACGTTCTGTCCCATCCGGAACCTTGTGGGAGAGGACAGCCCCGACCCCGTAATCAGAGGCGTCCGTGGCCAGGAGCAACGGCAGAGACGGATCATATGGCATCAGGCAGGAGGCCGATTGCAACTGGCTTTTGAGGGTGGAAAAGGCCGTCTCACAAGCCGGGGACCAACTGAAGGGGACATTTTTGCGGCATAAGTGACATAAGGGGGCCGCCACCTGAGCGGCTGACGGAAGGAACTTCCGGTAATAAGATATTTTTCCAAGGAAGGATTTCAGCTGATGGATGTCCCGTGGGGTAGGGAGTCGATGTATGGCGTCCACATAGGAAAATGACGGAGAGATGCCTTTATGTGAAATAACATGTCCTACATAGGAGATAGAAGGTTGAAAGAAGGAACACTTCTCCTTATTGCATTTTAGTCCAGCCTGGCGGAGGCGAAGAAACAGCTGATGCAAGTTGGGGAGATAGGCTGCAGCAGTAGGGCCCCTACCGACAATGTCGTCGAGGTAATTAATGCAACCGGGAATTTCCTGCTGGAGTTGTTCGAAGaagcgctgaaaaatggccggtgcACTAGCCAGGCCAAACATGAGGGGTGTGACTTGGAACAGGCCAGCGGGCGTATGCAGAATGGTGAGGGCTTGAGAAGCTTCATCCAAATGAACCAGGAGGTACGCCTCAGCGAGATCAATTTTGGTAAAGTAACGACCACAAGCCACTTTACGGAAGAGATCATCAGGCAGAGGGAGTGGAAAGTCGTCCACCTGGATCTGGGGGTTGAGGGTCGCCGAAAAGTCCCCACAGAGACGGAGACGTCTGCCTGGCTTCAGGACGATGACGAGAGGTGTGGCCCAGGGGCTGAACTGAACAGGCCGTAGCACTCAGCGGCTGCTGGAGAGCAACGGGGACCTGCCTCGCCCGGAAGTATCAAGGGCGGGCTGGCGGCCGGAGGTGGAGGGTCGCTGCAAACCCCTTGGCGCACCCGATGCCGGGGGAGGAGAGATCCTGGAATTCGGTGCATAGAGAGTCAACTTCGGGAAACGTCACCTGTGGAGAAACCAGATGTACATGATCGTCGATTGTGAACCCGAACATTTGGAAAGCATCCAAGCCAAATAGATCGGTAGCATCGAAACTGTTGACTACCAGAAAAGAAATCGTActactgacagatttgtaagaaaccACCGTCGTGAACTGCCCCAACAAAGCGATTTCCTGTCTTTTGCACGTAAGGAGGCGTCGAGGAGCCGGTTGAAGGCTTGGCGCTCCTAAAACGGTGTAGGTAGTGTAATTGAGCAGGGATACCACAGCCCCTGTATCGACCTGCATTCGAACTGGCTTACCCAATATGGTGACATCAATATacagagatgtggttcctctcggtcggctggtacttcgatcggcggcgcagtacagcggcttcggtgatatcgtCTCGGAGATTCTGCTATAGcgattgccattagcagcggaagaagactggtctgccttcgactagccgggcctatatagtgagctggagccaatagaaacccggcgtaggaatccgagACCGGATATGTAGCGGCGACCCCTGCAAGgcaaggttcctattaatcgactgaaATCTTCggtgtgtttacctgatgtcttcgcctgtttggctgttggtttgtttccgccatagcgtggctgttatgcggtgctgcctgccatttaggggaacccgatggcagacagtacacttTCCATATGACTGACCCATTCGAGCTTCTTTCCGGTCGTAATTGCGTC
This sequence is a window from Schistocerca nitens isolate TAMUIC-IGC-003100 chromosome 3, iqSchNite1.1, whole genome shotgun sequence. Protein-coding genes within it:
- the LOC126249161 gene encoding uncharacterized protein LOC126249161, whose amino-acid sequence is MVGVQQQPSSPQRVQAPAAPPPARPAAPFAIVDDAPVPLAPPPPMSQRSQQRPHVPLYGQLPADVDEPMPLAPSLPASPPLPRHSSARLARHAAPYSAGASFHRLLYEAAKAEQDDVVLLSPPPSPREGWCVLSAIGFL